ACGGTTTCACTATGGACGGTTTGCATGGATCGGTGATGCtccgggcggccgccgccgccggtacaCCATGCAAGGACAGAAACTCCATTGCCGCTGGTGCGTCGAGAAGGTCCAGCAAGAGCAACCGATGCATTTGCATTCCACAtttcgccggcggcgcgtcAAGAACCTCCGGCCGTGGTTGTTCGcattcgccggcggcgggcggggcggcaAAGATGACAACCACCACGGGccacggcggcggggccgcgggGGCGGCGTCCGCGACTGCGACCGCATCATCATCGCCAAGTGCGCACGCTCCCAGCGGTGCGGGCTCCTCTAGTGCAGCCGGCACAGGGACTCATACACGCGGTCGGCATTCAACACCATCGTCCTCGCCGGCTACGTGACGGTCTTCTTCCACCCGGACTCGGGCTACACCCAGCACCAGTGGCAGTAGCGCAACCACACCGCATGCATGGCGAGCTCGCCATCGCTCGATCTGCTTCCATGGTGGAGCTCGACGAGGCTTCAAGGTCGGCGTCGGGGAGCTCCAGGCGGCGTGGCTCTCCTCTTTGCGCTGTCTGCTGCGTTCATCGGCATCAGCGCTCGAGCTGACCAACCCGGTGGCTGCTGGcttgggaagagagagagagaagggaagatGAAGAATCAGTCTGACATGTGGGAcattaattattttctaatatattttgCTGACATAGATTGACACGTCAGCGCCACACATTGGCGAAACCACCATATTTCAGGACAGGAGGGGGGGGTGTGATTTCAATGGTTTTAAGAATTGAGGGGTgtattatacccggttttgaaGTTAAGGGGTGTATTTCAGACAAACGCTATAGTTGAGGggggtaaaatggacttatccctttATTAAATTATCTGAATGTAGTACTTTGAAGTGGCTAGCTACAATTCCAAACCATCATGATCTCACTTCATTGAACTGCACGGAATTACAAGTATGCAGATTCTTGTTGTCTGAATGTTTGTTGTAAGCTATAATTAGTAAGTGGCTACTGGAAATGGCCACGTGGTTAAAGTTCTCCAGAACTCCTTTTATTTATTATGTTATTCTAAACAACAAACCATCATACAGATATTTAAAAGTCTTTAAGCAACGTTGGTATGTTGAACAAAAATGACTGGCAAGAAGAAATTAAGGACTAAACAATAATCACAAAATTCAAATGTGTGCAGTATTTGACTTTATAGTGTGTAGCAAAAACTAGTTCTTGACAGCAAGTCCAAGCAGTGCTGCCCATCTCTGTTTGGCTAAAAAGCACCAGGTAAAAGATAAGAGCTGCTCAGAAGCAACCAGCCTAGTGGTATCAACAATTATAAGTTACCTTTCTTTTAACTACATGTAAGAAAGTAAAATGTGAAGGAGCTCACAATCAATAATGCGTCGCACTCCCAGATTAGTTTAGTTCATTAAAAACTCAAAGAACCAAGCATCTACTCCCTGAACTATCTGGTATTCAAGGAAACTTAATCATGTGCAGGTTTGTGCGCTGGTGAATAAATCAGGAAGAAAGGAAGAGTACTTCTGTAGGCCAACACGGACAATGGTAAAATGGAAAGGAAGTTCAGTTTTGTTCAGCTGCTAGTTGTTTGAATCATACCTTTGCTGCAACTGTATGTGTAACAGGCTGCATAACCACCATCACCAGCACGGAAATCAGCCTCTGCCACTCGCCCAAGATGACCAGCAGAAGCACTAATGCCAGCCCCAACTGACAGGTGTGCATTTCCACTGAAAGTTCTGATGGCATCAGTATTCCTCAGAACAATGATGTAGTCGGCTAACTCACCTCCAGCCTGCAAggccaataaataaataaataaataaatatgttcAACATATGTCTTTGGTGAAACAAGAACACTTGAGCCGTTGCAATGACCTGAACTCCATATCCAACACCATAAGTAGAGATGGCAGAAGGAGGTGACCAGGAACCATCCGCCCTTCGAGCAACAACCAATCCAGTACCAATTTTGTATGTGACCATCATTCCAACATTTACCACAGTAATTATAGCAAGTCCTTTTGCTTGTCTAAGAATCGAATCAGGGATTGACTTCTCCGGTTTCAAACTTCCAACCTTAAAATTGCATTGAAGCACACAAAATGCGATTAGTGTTCTAACTGATTCCAAAATGACTGATCGAACAAGAAGCTGGACAAAAGTCTTAAAACTTTATCATGGTCTCACAAATTTAAGAACAGGTTGTAATTGAATATATGAAGTGGTCAACACTGAATAGCTAACAATGCTTCATAGCAGCATTTAGTGGCTGTGTTCGGCACTTGGGGATGGGAACTAATCCCTCGCGCACGCAAAACGGAGCAACTCATTAGcgcacgattaattaagtattaatcttttttttttgaaaaatggagtaatatgattttttaaagcaactttcgtacagaatttttgcaaaaaacacaccgtttatcagtttgaaaagcgtgcgcacggaaaaagagagaggtgagttgggaaaactTGGAAACGAACCCAGCCTTAGTGTAGCTGGAAAAGAGAAGGTGAAATTTCCATAGTGCAATCTCAACATTGTCAAAGGCAAAAGGAATGGATTCATTTGAATTTCAAAAGGGTCTTCTAGAAAATGCTATACAGACCACACCACTTATTTTCTTCCTCAGGAACTACAAAGGATATGCTGGGATTTAAACCTACAAAATCATCTGAAATCCAGAATAAATGCTCACACTAATAAATGTTCAAATTAAAACTTCATGTGATGCTGGTTTGTGAAAATAATTGTTAGCATGACACCAGAATTTTTTACATTGTGGATAGAATAGAACAATCATGTAAGCTCTCACCATGGCCTGGAATGGTAAAAGGAACATAATGACTAATGAAAAGGCTTTGAAAGAAAAATGGTTTGGCTGAGTATAGGTTTGATAGGAAATTAAGAACTTGGATTATCAACCTTGCTGCAATGGTTTTGAATATGAAGTATGTGGTGGACTAAAGCTGGCTAGAGTTATAGCAAACGCGATTTCGGTTGTGTTGTGTAAAGTTCAGCTGCGCAGAAGAATTGGAATTTTAGGCATGTTCAGTTGGTTCCTAGTACCAATTTGATAGTCATGAACTTGATAAAAATAGACAGTCAACAATTTTTAGTTAAGCAGACATATTTGTCAGAAAGCAAACAAGCATAACAACATACATTTTGGGGCGATATACATGAGAATACAGAGTTCCAGACAAAAATTAGAGGAATGCAAAGCAACCAAGTTATAACACGGACAGGTATTAGAATTATAGGATGGCCATACCTTAAAATATCCATATATAGAATTTACAGCCTTGTATATCTCATATTCCATCGTGCGTGCCCATGGTAAGTTTAACCACGACCTCAAGGTGCTCAGGTCTGTCAAATCATTTGTTGGAATCTGACAAGCACGGCTGATCTTATTCATCAAATAAGGCTGAATACACTCAAGACGTACTCCACAAACATCACAAACCCTTTGAGGTTCTGAAGTGCTGAATTTTGGAGGCATCAAGCTTCTACCCTTTGAGCAACCACCACAGAATAGTCCACCACAGAAACGACAATGATGGCGGGAGCAAATTATTGGATGAAAACGAGCTCCACAAAGCATGCAAGAAGGAGCAGCACTGTCAGGCAGCCAGACTGTTGGTTCTGCCTCAAGGAGTGCATGTTCGAGACCAACACTAGCATCTTCAAGTGTATCAGCCTTATCCTTACAAGCCTCTTCAAGAAGCAAATGTGAAATCAGAGACATGCCTTGCCTTCCGAAATCATATGATACAACAGACAATACTTTATCTTTTCCCGCAGAAACCATCGCAGCAAGCACATCCCACATTGTCATCTCCTTGTTTTCTTCATCTATATCCCACAAATCTTCTTCAGCGAAGTACCCACCATTAGCACCAAAGCCCTTTTGCCACTCCTCGTGGTCATGCTTTGTCATCGGTGGAACCGATGGAGGTACCCACATGCCAGTTTGATCACGAAGAGCACAATCATAGTAAGTGTTTTCTACTAACTCCTGCATGGTGGTCATTTCCCTGCTGTATTCATAGACATCACCAACACCAGCACTGCCTACCACGTTATTTTCAGCAAGATGAACCTTTGGCCCTTGCTCAAATGTGTGGGTTCCCTGATTTGTCATGATAAATTATAACAAGAAGCAGTCAGCTAAGTCCACAGCgacattaattaacaaaaaatataaaaatagtttttcggGAAAGAAACAGAGAGATTGATGAAATATATCCAAGTGTTGCTATTAGAGATTGATGAAGTATATCCCAGTGCTGCTATTTCAAGGAGCTTCCACGCATTGATTATTAGTTAGGCATTCCCAAGCATACGCAAATCATGCTTAGATACAAAGAAAAAGTAAACACATCTCTTTATCTTTCTTCATAGTGTAGCATATGCATCTAAAGAAATCGACAGACCAAAGTAGTTATCACATATAAACTAGAGTCCAAAATTTGCCTGAAAAAGGTACATCCGTGTATCAATCCAAATACGACCTTTTTACTTTACAGCATTAGCAAACTTCAACTACTCAATTAGAGTTTTTTGACGCTTGCTGCTCTACACCCTGCAACCACACATGAAACAGCAACTAGCCACACCAGCAGCATTATGCATGTAACAAATTGTTCCTTACTAGTATAAAGCTAGCACCACCTCACCGCATGCTCTCCACTCCTCAATCCGAAGCGCCCAAATAAGCATCCCCAACCAATCAATCAAACACGCCCTCTCCTCCAAATCCCACCCTCAATCCACCACAAACGAACCCTGACACGCAACCACTCCAATCTAGTACAAGCAAAGACCGAAAACCGCACAAAATTAGGAGAAAAACGAAGTGCTACGGACCTCAGTCACCGGCTCCTccggggaggagggggacgCCTCGGGCTCCTCGTCCCACATCACCGCCGACGGGTCACGAACCCtaacctcgccgccaccgccaccgcctccgcaagCCGCGTCGTCGCCGAACTGCGGTGGCTCCAGGGCGTACGGGTCGATCGGAGGGTAGAGCCGATCGTTGGCCGCCATGATCAAATCGAGTGGCCGCGtgaggatttggggatttttgggGATTTCGTGAGGGAATTGATTTGAGTTCGATTGGATTGGAAGCGGAgacgtgggaggaggaggagggagacggctTGCAAAATAAGTTGAAAACTTGGGGGGGTTTGCGGGGACGTGTAGGCTACAACAAACCACTGTGCTGCAGCATTTTTACGTTTTCCACCCTTTGATGTGACGTAATACTCCCTCTAGCCGCCTGTAGGCTTCACCCTCTTTTTCAGCGGCTACAGCAGGCGGGCTGCCGGATTAGACGCCCCCGAGCTCACCGGTAGGGGTGGGGATAGAGGCAGCGGCGAACGGCGTGGTGGTAGATAGAGGGGAGCAGCGACGCGAGCGATACGAATAGCGTGGTGTAGATGACGAGATCTAcgggattttttttccccatttcctgtttcctctttttttttcctctaagaGTAAAGCGTACGAGCGGTCTCTAAATTTGGGTGGACGTGTCAATTAGattctaaactctcaaaataatttttggaTCCCTCAACTTGTCTCGGGTATCATAAAGGTCCAAACGGGTTCCAACCCACTCTGTGTGTTGACGTGGCATGCCATGGTGGCGTGTACATGTCAATAGAACCCATATGTTAGccacatatagaaaaaattaggcaaattttgctacaggacacttcgACTTCGTGGTTTTAGTCGTGGGACACCGCTCgaactcacttttgggggaaaacactccataaacgtggtaatttgcccATGGACACCGtgccgattaaaataataatttccggttgaagagaagagaaaaatcacgtgaaatgtcaaaaatacccttaggcccacatgtcagctctcatatctctcttcttttctctctctatcttccTCCTTCCATGTCAGCTCTCGGGCATCAACTACGACCGTGTCGGCAACAACCTGCCTCGGCGAATGGCCATGTCGTCGATGCTGTCGTCGCTCAAGGTCGGTCGAGTCTGGCTCTACGACGCCGACCCGGCCAACACTGGGGTGGAGCTCGTCGTCGGTGTCCCCGACGAATGCCTTGCCGCAGTGTCAACTCCCTGCGGCGCTGCATCGTGGGTTCGGTCCGTCATCCAGCCGGGGCTCCCGGCGCTAGCAACTCGTCGCTGTCGTGGTCGCTGCTCCCGGCGATGTAGTGCCTCCACGAAGCACTCGCGCAGCTCGGACTCGACAAGCAGGTGGTCATCACCACCACACACAACCTCGGTGTGCTCGCCACGTCGTACCCGCCATCGTCGGCCTACTTCCACAAGGACCTCCTCCCATTGCTCTGCCCCATCCTCGACTTCCACGCCCGCACCGGCTCGCTTTTCCTCGTCTATGCCTACCCTTCACCTATGCCAAGGACCCCACCGGCGTCGAGCTCGAGTACGCGCTGCTCGAGCCGACCTACGTCGGCGTCTTCGTCATCGTCCAGCCCTCCGCCGACGTCCGCAAGCTGCTAGCCATCGTCACCGCCTGGGTAGGCTGCTACGTGCGCACCGCGTCCCACTCGAGGAGGGgatcgacctcgccgccgccgtcgtgcgcgAGGGCTCCGGCTGctacgtcgtcgccgtcccccgcCGTGAACACCGCGGCGGCCGCTCCCGCCGTCATTGCTGTCCTCCGCTGCGGGAGTGGCCGCAGTTGGTGATGAAGGCGCGGCTCTCCTCCCCGCTGTCCTCTGCTACTcccgccgtcctcgccatctCCTCCACCGCGACGAGCTCGAGCCTTGGCAATCGATGCCGCCCGGTGCCTCTTCGCCACCACAACCACCCCGCCTTCCACCTCCATGCCCTCTCCACTCCCGCCAAGGGAGGGCTGGACGATGACGAAGACGACGGGTAGCATAGCGCGGCGGCGTTATGGAGtgaagatagagagagaagagaagagaagagaagagagataggagaaCTGATGTGTGGgtccaagggcatttttgacatttcacgtgaTTTCTCTCTAATCTTCAACCGAAAATTATTATTCTAATCAACGCAGTGTCGTTTGGCAAATTACCtcgtttatggagtgttttccccAAGAGTGAGTTCGGACGGTGTCCTATAGCTAAAACCACAAAATcgaagtgtcctgtagcaaaatttgccaaaaaattaagaacatattttttctcctctcttttttcatttattttttcaaaattaaaaacatcatttctcctctctctctctatttttaaatttttcttcTATATGattgacatgtggatcccactGATACGTAAGCGTCaccgtggcatgccacatcattttACTGAGCGGGTTGGAGCTTgtttggacctatatgacactcATAACAAGTTTGGGGACCcaaaaatttattttgagagtttaggaaTATAGATGTCACATCCGTACGAGTTTAAGGATCGCCCGTGTACTTCACTCTTTTTTTACTAGAAAAGATGTCCGTGCGTTACAACGGAAAAACTAATGTTATGATAATGATTATAGTTATTTTATAGTTTCATGGGAATTATATAGGACACTCCTGTAAataaacaatgaattaaatCTATACCTAATTCTATATCATACAAATAAGTAATTACATTTTTGTCGACTCCATTTAGCTAGAAGTAATTTAGTATGAAGAATGAAAAACTATATCAAATTTCAGCAATTTTTAATGGCTTAAAGTAGTGCTTAAATTAAGTTTACTaatgaaaaaatagtttaaatccactgaaaataaataaaacataatTAGGCCCATGATTAGAAGGATGGCCCGTATCTCTCTTTCACACCGTGGCTGGCTTGTTAAATGCATTAGGCCCATATGGCAGGCCATGGCCCAAGTCGGCGTAGGTGCCCTGAGAGTCGCCGGATTCGATCGAATGGTTAGGATCGCTTGTGATTTAGATAAAACATTGTATGTTAAAAACCTAACCCAAGATGCATTCCCCTTCTTTCCCACGCGAGCGGCGGTGCACTCCCCCACCACGTGCAACGGTGGCAGCGCCCTCACTCAGCACGGGTGGTGGAGGTGGGGCCCTCCCCCATCATGAGCGACAACGTCCTCTCGCGGCTTCAACGGGCGGATCCGGTGGCGACAGCAATGTCGGCGGCTTGTTGCGGGCGGATCCAGTGTTGGCGGCATCGGCGCGGATCCAGCGACGATGACGGCTTCCAACAAGCGGATCTGATGGTGATGGCGGCTTCCCACGGGCAGATCCGGTGGTGACAAAGATTAAGATAAGATCTGTGCagcttttattatttttctattctttttctctttctttagaTTGTCCTATTCGATTTTGTATCTATTTTTGAATTTGTGCTTTATTCTCCTTAGGCGATGTGTTACTCGCGCATGTGGGAATGGAGGCCATCGTTTCATTGGACTTATGGACGAAAAATTGATGTGATGAATGAAAAGTTACAAATTTTCTAAGTAGTTAAGATTTATTTGTTCAAATCAACTGTGACCTCGCCCATATGTGCTGATGTGCACGGTAGGATGTGTTGTCACGGAAAAGAAATCCGTCAACCCTGTAAGCAATATCTAGTCAAATCTTGATCAGTAACGGACCTAATCAAACCAGCCCAAAACTTCAAACCAGCCCAAAACTTCcatcttatttatttttcctttttgattTTCTTCTAGCCAGATCGCTCCACACCTCCTCAAATTAATATTTGATTAGGCTGAATTGGAGTGCTCGATCCAACGATATAACGGGGTAGGGAAACCGATGCACGCTCGATGACGGATAATTAATTAGTGCGCAGGTCAGCACTAATCGGATGCACAAGCCAATCGGATGATTAGACGGGAACTAAACACGGACGCTGATCTTCTTCGTATCGGATGCATGCGACATACGAAAATTTTaggcataaatatttttaattcttataatagtagagatttcgGTAGACTGGTTTGTGCAATTTGGTTGGGCCACCTGCTGCTGCTT
The Oryza sativa Japonica Group chromosome 6, ASM3414082v1 DNA segment above includes these coding regions:
- the LOC4341271 gene encoding uncharacterized LOC4341271 — protein: MAANDRLYPPIDPYALEPPQFGDDAACGGGGGGGEVRVRDPSAVMWDEEPEASPSSPEEPVTEGTHTFEQGPKVHLAENNVVGSAGVGDVYEYSREMTTMQELVENTYYDCALRDQTGMWVPPSVPPMTKHDHEEWQKGFGANGGYFAEEDLWDIDEENKEMTMWDVLAAMVSAGKDKVLSVVSYDFGRQGMSLISHLLLEEACKDKADTLEDASVGLEHALLEAEPTVWLPDSAAPSCMLCGARFHPIICSRHHCRFCGGLFCGGCSKGRSLMPPKFSTSEPQRVCDVCGVRLECIQPYLMNKISRACQIPTNDLTDLSTLRSWLNLPWARTMEYEIYKAVNSIYGYFKVGSLKPEKSIPDSILRQAKGLAIITVVNVGMMVTYKIGTGLVVARRADGSWSPPSAISTYGVGYGVQAGGELADYIIVLRNTDAIRTFSGNAHLSVGAGISASAGHLGRVAEADFRAGDGGYAACYTYSCSKGAFVGCALNGSVVSTRHSANAQFYGGPIKASEILLGSVSRPAAAATLYRALSKLFEKVENYSSPLDF